A genomic window from Streptomyces sp. NBC_00234 includes:
- the tatA gene encoding Sec-independent protein translocase subunit TatA: MIGNLKPLEIVLIIAVILLLFGAKKLPDMARSLGKSARILKSEAKAMKKDDAEPAAPTTETVADQTPQATPTRTIQAAPGDVTSSRPVSEAKPTTQS, from the coding sequence ATGATCGGCAATCTGAAGCCCCTCGAGATCGTTCTGATCATCGCTGTCATCCTGCTTCTCTTCGGTGCCAAGAAGCTTCCTGACATGGCGCGTTCGCTCGGCAAGTCCGCTCGCATCCTCAAGAGCGAGGCGAAGGCGATGAAGAAGGACGACGCGGAGCCCGCGGCGCCCACGACGGAGACCGTCGCGGACCAGACCCCGCAGGCCACTCCCACGCGCACCATCCAGGCCGCTCCCGGAGATGTCACCAGCTCCCGCCCGGTCAGCGAGGCCAAGCCCACCACCCAGAGCTGA
- a CDS encoding helix-turn-helix transcriptional regulator, whose amino-acid sequence MATNAIDQTRRMLSLVTYLRERPGAHVQDVARAFGITEDELISDLDVLPMCGTSFRGGDLLDIDTDGDRIWWHNPDDVAAPLRLASDEATALLVAARAVATLPGLRESDRLALVRATAKLETAAGEVGAASSRLSVTFEAEGGVFADVDRAISERRRLWLRYYSPARDELTEREVDPIRLFAVGHTYMEGWCRLSEARRTFRLDRVAEIRLLDAPAAPPELELRDLSEGLVQPAAEDPEVVIEVGPGGRWVAEYYPHDSAEELADGGLRIVLRTPDPASLRRLALRLGGEGRIVSPPELARSAREAARDALAAYDDVA is encoded by the coding sequence ATGGCCACGAACGCGATCGACCAGACCCGCCGCATGCTCTCCCTGGTGACCTATCTGCGCGAGCGCCCCGGCGCCCACGTGCAGGACGTCGCCAGGGCCTTCGGGATCACCGAGGACGAGCTGATCTCCGACCTGGACGTGCTCCCCATGTGCGGGACGAGTTTCCGGGGCGGGGACCTGCTCGACATCGACACCGACGGTGACCGGATCTGGTGGCACAACCCGGACGACGTCGCCGCGCCCCTGCGTCTCGCCTCGGACGAGGCCACCGCACTCCTGGTCGCCGCGCGCGCCGTGGCGACCCTGCCGGGGCTGCGCGAGAGCGACCGGCTCGCGCTGGTCCGCGCGACGGCCAAGCTGGAGACCGCGGCCGGGGAGGTGGGCGCCGCCAGTTCACGGCTCTCGGTCACCTTCGAGGCCGAGGGCGGGGTCTTCGCCGATGTGGACCGGGCGATCTCCGAGCGGCGGCGGCTCTGGCTGCGCTACTACTCCCCGGCGCGCGACGAGCTCACCGAGCGCGAGGTGGATCCGATCCGGCTGTTCGCCGTCGGCCACACGTACATGGAGGGGTGGTGCCGCCTCTCCGAGGCCCGGCGTACGTTCCGGCTGGACCGGGTCGCCGAGATCCGCCTCCTGGACGCCCCGGCCGCCCCGCCGGAGCTGGAGCTGCGGGACCTCTCGGAGGGACTTGTGCAGCCGGCGGCCGAGGACCCGGAGGTCGTGATCGAGGTGGGGCCCGGAGGCCGGTGGGTCGCCGAGTACTACCCGCACGACAGCGCGGAGGAGCTCGCCGACGGCGGTCTTCGGATCGTTCTGCGCACCCCCGACCCGGCCTCCTTGCGCCGGCTCGCGCTGCGCCTCGGCGGGGAAGGGCGCATCGTCTCCCCGCCGGAGCTCGCGCGGAGTGCGCGCGAGGCCGCCCGGGACGCGCTCGCCGCGTACGACGACGTGGCCTGA
- a CDS encoding helix-turn-helix transcriptional regulator: MAIAKAERLMNLALCLLGTRRPLSKRELRESIEAYLEAGTDDSFNRMFERDKDDLRELGLVIETVENLDAETGYLARRDSNRLPPITLDAEEAAALGLAAKVWQQARLAGAASGALQKLRAAGMPEAEDAYEVHSALEPRIPVHEAAFEPLMLACRDRRPVTFDYRKGNAARHEQRQVEPWTLECWRGHWYLAGWDRDRGAERVFRLSRIAGRVRSRAGAFTAQVPDVVTVRETVESWAGETATRTARIRLRAGSGYPLRSRAISVRELGNGWDELEIPYGHGLDAWLVEFGPDVVVTEPADLRADVVDRLRAVAKD, translated from the coding sequence ATGGCGATTGCCAAGGCCGAGCGATTGATGAACCTGGCGCTGTGCCTGCTGGGTACCCGGCGCCCGCTCAGCAAGCGCGAGCTCCGCGAGTCCATCGAGGCGTACCTGGAAGCGGGTACCGACGACTCCTTCAACCGGATGTTCGAGCGCGACAAGGACGATCTGCGCGAACTCGGTCTGGTCATCGAGACCGTGGAGAACCTGGACGCCGAGACGGGCTACCTCGCCCGGCGTGACAGCAACCGGCTGCCTCCCATCACCCTGGACGCCGAGGAGGCCGCCGCCCTCGGGCTCGCGGCCAAGGTGTGGCAGCAGGCCCGCCTCGCCGGAGCCGCCAGCGGCGCCCTGCAGAAGCTGCGGGCCGCGGGCATGCCGGAGGCCGAGGACGCCTACGAGGTGCACAGCGCCCTCGAACCCCGTATTCCGGTTCACGAGGCCGCGTTCGAGCCGCTGATGCTCGCCTGCCGGGACCGCCGCCCGGTCACCTTCGACTACCGCAAGGGCAACGCGGCACGGCACGAGCAGCGCCAGGTCGAGCCCTGGACCCTGGAGTGCTGGCGCGGCCACTGGTATCTGGCCGGCTGGGACCGTGACCGCGGTGCCGAGCGGGTCTTCCGGCTCTCCCGGATCGCCGGCCGGGTCCGCTCCCGCGCAGGGGCGTTCACCGCCCAGGTGCCGGACGTGGTGACCGTGCGCGAGACCGTGGAGAGCTGGGCGGGCGAGACCGCGACCAGGACCGCGCGCATCAGGCTGCGGGCGGGCTCCGGCTACCCGCTGCGTTCCCGGGCGATATCGGTCCGGGAACTCGGGAACGGCTGGGACGAGTTGGAGATTCCGTACGGGCACGGGCTGGATGCCTGGCTCGTCGAATTCGGCCCCGACGTCGTCGTGACGGAACCCGCCGATCTGCGGGCCGATGTGGTGGACCGGCTGCGCGCCGTGGCCAAGGACTGA
- a CDS encoding FKBP-type peptidyl-prolyl cis-trans isomerase, translated as MSIEKPEIDFPGGEPPVDLEIKDIWEGEGAVAQAGQTVSVHYVGVAYSTGEEFDASWNRGTPLKFQLGAGQVIAGWDQGVQGMKVGGRRQLIIPAHLAYGDRGAGGGVIAPGETLIFVCDLMGV; from the coding sequence GTGAGCATCGAGAAGCCCGAGATCGACTTCCCGGGTGGCGAGCCGCCGGTCGACCTGGAGATCAAGGACATCTGGGAGGGCGAGGGCGCGGTGGCCCAGGCCGGCCAGACCGTCTCCGTCCACTACGTGGGCGTGGCCTACTCCACCGGCGAGGAGTTCGACGCTTCGTGGAACCGCGGGACTCCGCTCAAGTTCCAGCTCGGTGCCGGCCAGGTCATCGCGGGCTGGGACCAGGGCGTGCAGGGCATGAAGGTCGGCGGCCGTCGCCAGCTGATCATCCCCGCGCACCTCGCGTACGGTGACCGCGGCGCCGGCGGCGGCGTCATCGCCCCCGGCGAGACGCTGATCTTCGTCTGCGACCTGATGGGCGTCTGA
- a CDS encoding FKBP-type peptidyl-prolyl cis-trans isomerase, whose translation MRRLAGLLVVPLLLLSTAACGDDKGSDSASSKNGVPAITAGAKFGEKPTLAKGEGDPPKELQTEVISEGDGAKLKNGDAIQVNYLGQAWDSTKPFDNSFDRKQPFDLTLGAGMVIQGWDKGLVGQKVGSRVELVIPPELGYGAQGQGDIKPNATLVFVIDILKATQIPASAKGSEVAQDNIDLPKVGTNTDGKAPTVTVPKSDPPKKLVSNYILESDGEVIKESDSVVVNYVGLLWKGGKKFDSTYDQGKTQTFPLAQITLKGLKDGLIDKKVGSRVLLVIPPDQAFGDKAQQSIPANSTLVFAIDILAKM comes from the coding sequence GTGCGCCGACTTGCCGGCCTTCTCGTCGTCCCCCTCCTGCTGCTGTCGACAGCGGCCTGCGGCGACGACAAGGGCTCCGACTCCGCCTCGTCCAAGAACGGAGTGCCCGCGATCACCGCAGGCGCGAAGTTCGGCGAGAAGCCCACCCTCGCGAAGGGCGAGGGCGACCCGCCCAAGGAGCTGCAGACCGAGGTCATCAGTGAGGGTGACGGCGCGAAGCTCAAGAACGGCGACGCGATCCAGGTCAACTACCTCGGACAGGCGTGGGACTCCACCAAGCCGTTCGACAACAGCTTCGACCGCAAGCAGCCGTTCGATCTGACCCTCGGTGCCGGCATGGTCATCCAGGGCTGGGACAAGGGTCTGGTCGGTCAGAAGGTCGGCAGTCGCGTCGAGCTGGTCATCCCGCCGGAGCTCGGTTACGGCGCGCAGGGCCAGGGCGACATCAAGCCCAACGCCACCCTCGTCTTCGTCATCGACATCCTGAAGGCGACGCAGATCCCGGCCTCCGCCAAGGGCTCCGAGGTCGCGCAGGACAACATCGATCTGCCGAAGGTGGGCACCAACACCGACGGCAAGGCGCCGACCGTCACGGTCCCCAAGAGCGACCCGCCCAAGAAGCTGGTCTCCAACTACATCCTGGAGTCCGACGGCGAGGTCATCAAGGAGAGCGACAGCGTCGTCGTGAACTACGTGGGTCTGCTGTGGAAGGGTGGCAAGAAGTTCGACAGCACCTACGACCAGGGCAAGACCCAGACCTTCCCGCTGGCCCAGATCACCCTCAAGGGTCTCAAGGACGGTCTGATCGACAAGAAGGTCGGCAGCCGGGTACTGCTCGTCATCCCGCCGGACCAGGCGTTCGGTGACAAGGCACAGCAGTCCATCCCCGCCAATTCGACGTTGGTCTTCGCGATCGACATCCTGGCGAAGATGTAA
- the pafA gene encoding Pup--protein ligase translates to MDRRIFGLENEYGVTCTFRGQRRLSPDEVARYLFRRVVSWGRSSNVFLRNGARLYLDVGSHPEYATPECDNVTELVTHDKAGERILEGLLVDAERRLHEEGIAGDVYLFKNNTDSAGNSYGCHENYLVARHGEFSRLADILIPFLVTRQLICGAGKVLQTPRGAVYCVSQRAEHIWEGVSSATTRSRPIINTRDEPHADAERYRRLHVIVGDSNMSETTMLLKVGATDLVLRMIEAGTVMRDLTLENPIRAIREVSHDITGQRKVRLASGREASAIEVQREYYEKAVDFVERRGIRTGTVDQVLELWGRTLDAIEAEDLDRIGTEIDWVMKYKLIERYRAKHNMTMSNPRVAQIDLAYHDIHRRRGLYYLLERKGQVARICNDLKIFEGKSVPPQTTRARLRGDFIRRAQEQRRDFTVDWVHLKLNDQAQRTVLCKDPFRSVDDRVEKLIAGM, encoded by the coding sequence ATGGACCGCCGCATTTTCGGGCTGGAGAACGAGTACGGCGTCACGTGCACGTTCAGGGGACAGCGCCGGCTGTCACCTGACGAAGTGGCGCGCTACCTCTTCCGCCGTGTTGTGTCATGGGGCCGCAGCAGCAATGTCTTCCTGCGGAACGGCGCCCGCCTCTACCTCGACGTGGGATCGCATCCGGAATATGCAACCCCCGAATGCGACAACGTGACCGAGCTGGTCACGCACGACAAGGCAGGCGAGCGCATTCTCGAAGGACTGCTCGTCGACGCCGAACGCCGCCTGCACGAGGAGGGAATCGCGGGCGACGTCTATCTCTTCAAGAACAACACCGACTCGGCGGGAAACTCCTACGGGTGCCACGAGAACTACCTCGTGGCCCGGCACGGAGAATTCTCCCGGCTCGCGGACATCCTCATCCCGTTCCTCGTCACCAGGCAGTTGATCTGTGGTGCCGGCAAGGTGCTGCAGACTCCGCGCGGGGCGGTCTACTGCGTAAGCCAGCGTGCCGAGCACATCTGGGAGGGTGTCAGTTCCGCGACGACCAGGTCGCGGCCGATCATCAACACCAGGGACGAACCGCACGCCGACGCCGAGCGGTACCGCCGCCTCCACGTCATCGTCGGTGACTCCAACATGTCCGAGACGACCATGCTGCTCAAGGTCGGCGCGACCGACCTGGTGCTCCGCATGATCGAGGCCGGCACCGTGATGCGCGACCTGACCCTGGAGAACCCGATCCGGGCCATCCGCGAGGTCAGTCACGACATCACCGGACAGCGCAAGGTGCGTCTGGCCAGCGGCCGTGAGGCATCGGCCATCGAGGTGCAGCGCGAGTACTACGAGAAGGCCGTCGACTTCGTCGAGCGCCGGGGCATCCGCACCGGCACGGTCGACCAGGTGCTCGAACTGTGGGGCCGCACCCTCGACGCGATCGAGGCGGAGGACCTCGACCGGATCGGGACCGAGATCGACTGGGTGATGAAGTACAAGCTCATCGAGCGGTACCGGGCCAAGCACAACATGACCATGTCGAATCCGCGAGTGGCTCAGATAGACCTCGCCTACCACGACATCCACCGCCGCCGAGGGCTCTACTACCTGCTGGAGCGCAAGGGCCAGGTGGCCCGCATCTGCAACGACCTGAAGATCTTCGAGGGCAAATCGGTGCCCCCGCAGACCACCCGGGCGCGGCTGCGCGGGGACTTCATCCGCAGGGCCCAGGAGCAGCGGCGGGACTTCACCGTCGACTGGGTCCACCTCAAGCTCAACGACCAGGCGCAGCGCACCGTGTTGTGCAAGGACCCCTTCCGGTCGGTGGACGACCGAGTGGAGAAGCTGATCGCGGGTATGTGA
- a CDS encoding MFS transporter, with protein sequence MAAGYLDVLRARHAARLLTGTLVGRLPSGTAHIAIVLFTRAEGGSYTLAGGLAAAYGLATAVGQPLLGRAVDLHGQPRIQLPAAVLSALGMALFALVGLDRLPLACLAVVVAGVFTPPLEGGLRALWPTVLGREDRVHRAYAMDAVAQEVMFTVGPLLVTVLVAVWSPAVALLVINAIGVLGALSVVLSEPSRTWRSAPREAHWLGALRSPGLLALLGSFFFVGLALGSITVAGVAYADDHGDESVYGWLMAALGLGALIGGVAYGARQWAGAPERRLRVIVALLALGYLPLMLTPGVPAMTGLAALAGVFLAPAIACSFIVVDRHAPRGTVTEAFSWLVTTFGVGAAAGTAVAGPAVEFGGTAWSFAVAGAGGVAALVVLLATGRVLAVPVRTPTVVTGSENDRNGAAEPGFSSGHKA encoded by the coding sequence ATGGCCGCGGGATATCTGGACGTCCTCCGGGCGCGGCACGCGGCGCGGCTGCTGACGGGGACCCTTGTGGGGCGGCTGCCGAGCGGCACCGCGCACATCGCGATCGTCCTGTTCACCCGTGCCGAGGGTGGCAGCTACACGCTGGCCGGTGGGCTCGCCGCCGCCTACGGTCTCGCCACGGCCGTCGGGCAGCCCCTGCTCGGCCGTGCGGTGGACCTCCACGGCCAGCCGCGAATCCAGCTCCCCGCTGCCGTGCTCTCCGCGCTCGGTATGGCCCTGTTCGCTCTCGTGGGCCTCGACCGGCTGCCCCTGGCCTGTCTGGCCGTGGTCGTCGCCGGAGTCTTCACACCGCCGCTGGAGGGCGGTCTGCGGGCCCTGTGGCCGACCGTCCTGGGGCGCGAGGACCGGGTGCACCGGGCGTACGCCATGGACGCCGTGGCCCAGGAGGTGATGTTCACCGTGGGCCCGCTTCTCGTGACGGTGCTCGTCGCGGTCTGGTCGCCGGCCGTGGCGCTCCTCGTCATCAACGCGATAGGAGTCCTCGGAGCCCTGTCCGTCGTCCTGTCGGAGCCCTCCCGTACGTGGCGTTCGGCGCCCCGCGAGGCGCACTGGCTCGGCGCGCTGCGCTCGCCCGGACTGCTCGCCCTGCTGGGTTCGTTCTTCTTCGTCGGGCTGGCCCTCGGCTCGATCACGGTCGCGGGTGTCGCGTACGCCGACGACCACGGCGACGAATCCGTGTACGGCTGGCTGATGGCGGCCCTCGGACTCGGCGCGCTGATCGGCGGAGTGGCCTACGGGGCCCGGCAGTGGGCCGGGGCCCCCGAGCGGCGGCTGCGCGTCATCGTCGCCCTTCTGGCGCTCGGCTACCTGCCGTTGATGCTGACCCCCGGTGTGCCGGCCATGACCGGTCTCGCCGCACTCGCCGGGGTGTTCCTCGCGCCCGCGATCGCCTGCTCGTTCATCGTCGTCGACCGGCACGCCCCGCGCGGCACGGTGACCGAGGCGTTCTCCTGGCTCGTCACCACGTTCGGCGTAGGCGCGGCGGCCGGAACGGCCGTGGCGGGACCGGCCGTCGAGTTCGGCGGGACGGCGTGGAGTTTCGCCGTCGCGGGGGCGGGCGGAGTGGCCGCGCTGGTGGTGCTGCTGGCCACCGGAAGGGTCCTCGCAGTTCCCGTGCGTACGCCCACTGTTGTGACGGGATCGGAAAATGATCGAAACGGTGCTGCCGAACCCGGTTTCAGCTCAGGCCATAAGGCGTAA
- a CDS encoding LacI family DNA-binding transcriptional regulator, which yields MTSAQQPVPARPTSRDVARAAGVSQATVSLVLGDKWRGRVSETTAGRVRDSAAALGYRPNLAARSLRLGSTRTALLVVPALTNEFFARVYTGAAGVAAAHDFGVVLYPSPDGTGPARDPFASARASLDGVIASSMAAEAVGALRGAGLPLVMLDSDPADRGAAAHVNLDIADGMRQVTEHLLSLGHRRFVHLSSAVDTWTFAIRARALHDTLRGVPDAVVRTVPAPLDVTAGREAAERALADPSARPTAIVCDDDILAAGACKAVRRRGLRVPDDISVTGFDDLALATAVEPELTTVRLPAEQVGERGMTALLAVLDGRPAEPGSLPVHLVVRGSTAPATGARA from the coding sequence GTGACCAGCGCGCAGCAGCCCGTCCCGGCGCGGCCCACCAGCCGGGACGTGGCACGGGCGGCGGGTGTCTCCCAGGCCACCGTCTCCCTGGTGCTCGGCGACAAATGGCGCGGCAGAGTGTCCGAGACCACAGCCGGGCGGGTACGGGACAGTGCGGCGGCCCTCGGCTACCGGCCGAACCTCGCGGCCCGCAGTCTCCGCCTCGGCAGCACCCGCACCGCGCTCCTCGTGGTCCCCGCCCTCACGAACGAGTTCTTCGCCCGGGTCTACACGGGCGCTGCCGGTGTCGCCGCCGCGCACGACTTCGGGGTCGTGCTCTACCCCTCACCCGACGGCACCGGTCCGGCCAGGGACCCCTTCGCCTCGGCCCGCGCGTCGCTCGACGGTGTGATCGCCTCGTCCATGGCCGCCGAGGCCGTGGGAGCCCTGCGCGGGGCCGGACTGCCGCTCGTGATGCTGGACAGCGACCCGGCCGACCGGGGTGCGGCAGCGCATGTGAACCTCGATATCGCGGACGGCATGCGCCAGGTGACGGAACATCTGCTGAGCCTCGGTCACCGCCGGTTCGTGCACCTCTCCTCGGCCGTGGACACCTGGACCTTCGCGATCCGCGCCCGGGCGCTGCACGACACCCTGCGCGGCGTGCCCGACGCGGTCGTACGCACCGTCCCCGCCCCGCTGGACGTCACGGCCGGACGGGAAGCCGCGGAACGCGCCCTGGCGGACCCCTCGGCCCGGCCGACGGCCATCGTCTGCGACGACGACATCCTGGCGGCCGGCGCCTGCAAGGCGGTCCGCCGACGCGGGCTGCGGGTGCCCGACGACATCTCCGTGACCGGCTTCGACGATCTCGCCCTGGCGACGGCCGTGGAACCGGAGCTCACCACCGTACGGCTGCCCGCCGAGCAAGTGGGCGAGCGGGGCATGACGGCCCTCCTCGCCGTCCTGGACGGCCGGCCGGCGGAGCCGGGCAGCCTGCCCGTGCACCTGGTGGTGCGCGGCTCCACCGCACCCGCCACCGGGGCCCGCGCATGA
- the prcA gene encoding proteasome subunit alpha, whose translation MSTPFYVSPQQAMADRAEYARKGIARGRSLVVLQYADGIVFVGENPSRALHKFSEIYDRIGFAAAGKYNEYENLRIGGVRYADLRGYTYDRDDVTARGLANVYAQTLGTIFSSAAEKPYEVELVVAEVGALPEGDQIYRLPHDGSIVDEHGSVAVGGNAEQISSFLDQRHRDGMTLAEALKLAVQALSREPNGGEREIPAERLEVAVLDRTRPQQRKFKRIVGRQLKRLLDADAGAPTDAPSDDEGTDATDSTDSTDTATGTTGTKDSGGTTEPPAKD comes from the coding sequence GTGTCGACGCCGTTCTATGTCTCACCTCAGCAGGCCATGGCCGACCGGGCGGAATACGCCCGGAAGGGCATCGCCCGTGGTCGCAGCCTGGTTGTGCTGCAGTACGCCGACGGCATTGTGTTCGTCGGCGAGAACCCGTCCCGTGCCCTGCACAAGTTCAGCGAGATCTACGACCGGATCGGCTTCGCAGCCGCCGGCAAGTACAACGAGTACGAGAACCTCCGCATCGGCGGGGTGCGATACGCGGATCTCCGCGGATACACCTACGACCGTGACGATGTGACGGCTCGTGGTCTGGCCAACGTCTACGCGCAGACGCTGGGCACCATCTTCTCCAGTGCGGCCGAGAAGCCGTACGAGGTGGAGCTGGTGGTCGCCGAGGTCGGCGCGCTGCCCGAGGGCGATCAGATCTACCGGCTGCCGCACGACGGCTCGATCGTGGACGAGCACGGCTCGGTCGCGGTCGGCGGGAACGCGGAGCAGATCAGCAGTTTCCTGGATCAGCGTCACCGCGACGGCATGACGCTCGCGGAGGCGCTCAAGCTGGCCGTCCAGGCGTTGTCGCGTGAGCCCAACGGCGGCGAGCGGGAGATCCCCGCGGAACGGCTGGAGGTCGCGGTCCTCGACCGCACGAGGCCGCAGCAGCGCAAGTTCAAGCGGATCGTCGGGCGGCAGCTCAAGCGCCTGCTGGACGCGGACGCGGGGGCTCCGACGGACGCTCCCTCCGACGACGAAGGCACCGACGCCACGGATTCCACGGATTCCACCGACACGGCGACCGGGACCACCGGTACGAAGGACTCGGGCGGGACCACCGAGCCCCCCGCCAAGGACTAG
- the prcB gene encoding proteasome subunit beta — MEANTRSTGRLPAAFLTPGSSSFMDFLSDHSPEMLPGKRSLPPLQGAIEAPHGTTIVAASFPGGVVLAGDRRATMGNMIAQRDIEKVFPADEYSAVGIAGTAGLAVEMVKLFQLELEHFEKVEGATLSLEGKANRLSTMIRSNLAMAMQGLAVVPLFAGFDVDREKGRIFSYDVTGGRSEEVGYAATGSGSIFARGSMKKLYRDDLTEQQTLTLVVQALYDAADDDSATGGPDVARRIYPIVTVITDEGFRRLTDVESAEIARAILERRMEEPDGPRAALL; from the coding sequence GTGGAAGCCAACACTCGTAGCACCGGGCGTCTACCAGCTGCGTTCCTGACGCCGGGTTCGTCCTCGTTCATGGACTTCCTGTCCGACCACTCACCCGAGATGCTGCCCGGCAAGCGGAGCCTGCCGCCGCTGCAGGGGGCCATCGAGGCGCCGCACGGGACGACCATCGTCGCGGCGTCGTTCCCCGGTGGCGTGGTGCTCGCCGGTGACCGGCGGGCGACCATGGGGAACATGATCGCGCAGCGCGATATCGAGAAGGTCTTCCCGGCCGACGAGTACTCGGCGGTGGGCATCGCCGGTACGGCCGGTCTGGCCGTGGAGATGGTCAAGCTGTTCCAGCTGGAGCTGGAGCACTTCGAGAAGGTCGAGGGCGCCACGCTCTCCCTGGAGGGCAAGGCCAACCGGCTCTCCACGATGATCCGCAGCAATCTGGCGATGGCCATGCAGGGCCTCGCCGTCGTCCCGCTCTTCGCGGGCTTCGACGTCGACCGCGAGAAGGGCCGGATCTTCTCGTACGACGTCACCGGCGGCCGGTCCGAGGAGGTCGGCTACGCGGCCACCGGCTCCGGTTCGATCTTCGCCCGTGGATCGATGAAGAAGCTGTACCGCGACGACCTGACGGAGCAGCAGACGCTGACCCTGGTGGTGCAGGCGCTGTACGACGCGGCGGACGACGACTCGGCGACCGGGGGACCGGACGTGGCGCGCCGGATCTATCCGATCGTCACCGTCATCACCGACGAGGGTTTCCGGAGGCTGACCGACGTGGAATCCGCCGAGATCGCCCGCGCGATCCTGGAGCGCCGCATGGAAGAGCCCGACGGGCCGCGCGCCGCGCTGCTCTGA
- a CDS encoding ubiquitin-like protein Pup, translated as MATKDTGGGQQKATRSTEEVEEQAQDAQASEDLAERQEKLSDDVDSVLDEIDDVLEENAEDFVRSFVQKGGQ; from the coding sequence ATGGCGACCAAGGACACCGGCGGCGGACAGCAGAAGGCGACGCGTTCCACCGAGGAGGTCGAGGAGCAGGCGCAGGACGCGCAGGCTTCCGAGGACCTCGCGGAGCGGCAGGAGAAGCTGAGCGACGACGTCGACTCGGTACTGGACGAGATCGACGACGTCCTGGAGGAGAACGCGGAGGACTTCGTGCGGTCTTTCGTTCAGAAGGGTGGACAGTAG
- the dop gene encoding depupylase/deamidase Dop, with protein MTVRRVMGIETEYGISVPGHPNANAMLTSSQIVNAYAAAMHRARRARWDFEEENPLRDARGFDLARETADSSQLTDEDIGLANVILTNGARLYVDHAHPEYSSPEITNPRDAVLWDKAGERIMAEAAERAAAIPGAQPIHLYKNNTDNKGASYGTHENYLMKRETPFSDIVRHLTPFFVSRQVVTGAGRVGIGQDGHEHGFQISQRADYFEVEVGLETTLKRPIINTRDEPHSDAERYRRLHVIIGDANLSEISTYLKLGTTALILSMIEDGFINVDLAVDQPVRTLHQVSHDPTLKQLITLRSGRTLTAVQLQMEYFELGRKYVEEKYGADADEQTKDVLIRWEDTLNRLENDPMSLSGELDWIAKKELMEGYRRRDGLDWDAPRLHLVDLQYADVRADKGLYNRLAARGKMKRLLDENDVERARTKPPEDTRAYFRGRCLEQYADDVAAASWDSVIFDLPDHDSLQRVPTMEPLRGTREHVKDLLDRCRTAEELVRVLSGG; from the coding sequence ATGACCGTACGGCGAGTAATGGGCATCGAGACCGAGTACGGGATCTCCGTCCCCGGCCACCCCAACGCCAATGCCATGCTCACCTCGTCCCAGATCGTCAACGCGTACGCGGCGGCGATGCACCGGGCGCGCCGCGCCCGCTGGGACTTCGAGGAGGAGAATCCGCTGCGCGACGCGCGAGGCTTCGACCTCGCCCGCGAGACGGCCGACTCGAGCCAGCTCACCGACGAGGACATCGGCCTGGCCAATGTGATCCTCACCAACGGTGCCCGGCTGTACGTCGACCACGCGCACCCCGAATACAGCTCACCCGAGATCACCAACCCGCGCGACGCGGTGCTCTGGGACAAGGCCGGCGAGCGGATCATGGCGGAGGCCGCCGAGCGGGCCGCCGCGATCCCGGGCGCCCAGCCGATCCACCTCTACAAGAACAACACCGACAACAAGGGCGCCTCGTACGGCACGCACGAGAACTACCTGATGAAGCGGGAGACCCCGTTCTCGGACATCGTGCGCCACCTCACCCCCTTCTTCGTCTCCCGCCAGGTCGTCACCGGCGCGGGCCGGGTCGGCATCGGTCAGGACGGCCACGAGCACGGCTTCCAGATCAGCCAGCGGGCCGACTACTTCGAGGTCGAGGTGGGCCTGGAGACCACGCTCAAGCGCCCCATCATCAACACCCGCGACGAACCCCACTCCGACGCCGAGAGGTACCGCCGGCTGCATGTGATCATCGGCGACGCGAACCTGTCGGAGATCTCGACGTACCTGAAGCTGGGGACGACGGCCCTGATCCTGTCGATGATCGAGGACGGCTTCATCAACGTCGACCTCGCCGTCGACCAGCCGGTGCGCACCCTGCACCAGGTCTCCCACGACCCCACGCTGAAGCAGCTGATCACGCTGCGCAGCGGGCGGACACTCACCGCTGTGCAGCTCCAGATGGAGTATTTCGAGCTCGGCCGCAAATATGTCGAGGAGAAGTACGGCGCGGACGCCGACGAGCAGACGAAGGATGTCCTGATCCGCTGGGAGGACACGCTCAACCGGCTGGAGAACGATCCGATGAGCCTCTCCGGCGAGCTGGACTGGATCGCCAAGAAGGAGCTCATGGAGGGCTACCGGCGCCGCGACGGTCTCGACTGGGATGCCCCGCGTCTGCACCTGGTGGACCTCCAGTACGCCGATGTACGGGCCGACAAGGGCCTCTACAACCGTCTGGCGGCCCGCGGGAAGATGAAGCGCCTGCTGGACGAGAACGACGTCGAGAGGGCCCGTACGAAGCCGCCCGAGGACACCAGGGCGTACTTCCGGGGCCGGTGCCTGGAGCAGTACGCGGACGACGTCGCCGCGGCCTCCTGGGATTCGGTCATCTTCGACCTGCCCGACCACGACTCCCTGCAGCGGGTGCCGACCATGGAGCCGCTGCGCGGGACGCGCGAGCACGTCAAGGACCTCCTGGACCGCTGCCGTACCGCGGAAGAGCTGGTCCGGGTGCTTTCGGGCGGCTGA